A single genomic interval of Lathyrus oleraceus cultivar Zhongwan6 chromosome 7, CAAS_Psat_ZW6_1.0, whole genome shotgun sequence harbors:
- the LOC127104169 gene encoding uncharacterized protein LOC127104169, with the protein MTSEAFKLKGLSEKVRNDFIREVGERLQERLVREAEEKARREAEEKAHLEEEKMAREAAEKAAAAEAEAKAKADAEEAARIATEEDAIESNDALTQGEQSHSVFAPLVLKTLEELQKEQQIVRVRLDQQDSVNNNIQNLLTQLLQRMPPPPNP; encoded by the coding sequence atgacctctgaggctttcAAGCTAAAAGGCCTCTCTGAAAaagtccgcaacgacttcatcagagaaGTTGGAGAAAGGCTGCAGGAACGTCTGGTCAGAGAGGCAGAAGAGAAGGCGAGAAGAGAAGCAGAAGAGAAGGCTCATCTGGAAGAAGAGAAAATGGCCAGAGAAGCTGCTGAGAAggctgctgctgctgaagctgaagcaaaagcgAAAGCTGATGCTGAAGAAGCAGCACGCATAGCTACAGAAGAAGATGCAATAGAAAGTAATGATGCTTTGACTCAGGGGGAGCAATCTCACTCTGTTTTCGCTCCTCTTGTCCTAAAGACTCTGGAAGAGCTGCAGAAGGAGCAACAGATAGTAAGAGTAAGACTGGATCAACAGGACTCCGTCAACAACAACATTCAGAACCTACTGACTCagctgctccaaaggatgcctccgcctccgaacccttag